One part of the Cyprinus carpio isolate SPL01 chromosome A25, ASM1834038v1, whole genome shotgun sequence genome encodes these proteins:
- the LOC109050985 gene encoding carbohydrate sulfotransferase 1-like gives MQCSWKTVILLALVSMPIQYTAMKIFMDLFVHKSQIPNLMNFGLGKDVKSFDRICDDYLYCNCSFSRKTHILILATTRSGSTFVGQLFNQYPDVFYLFEPLYHVQMTFIPHLSPSRYAVEHRVMLGASRDLLRSLYNCDLYFLENYIKPRPARHTTDKLFRRGASKALCSMPVCDAFSPSYGNVEEGDCVRKCASLNLTLATESCRERRHMAIKTVRIPEVNDLKALIEDPRLNLKVIQLVRDPRGILFSRIETFRDTYRLWRIWRDTGRKPYNLDLTQLTTVCDDFLNSVSTGLSRPPWLRGRYMLVRYEDLARNPLQKTKEVYKFLGLSLEKSVVDWIHNNTRGNNDESAKHKYGTLRNSAANAESWRLKLSHDIVDYTQTVCKHILDELGYKAVNSPEELKNMSLSLIEDKDFISVF, from the coding sequence ATGCAGTGTTCATGGAAGACTGTGATTCTGCTCGCCTTGGTGTCCATGCCGATTCAATACACAGCAATGAAGATTTTCATGgatttatttgttcataaatcTCAGATTCCTAACCTTATGAACTTTGGCTTGGGAAAAGATGTGAAGTCCTTTGATCGGATATGTGATGACTACCTGTATTGTAATTGCTCTTTCTCCAGGAAGACTCACATCCTCATCTTGGCGACCACCCGTAGCGGCTCCACTTTCGTTGGACAGTTGTTCAACCAGTACCCAGATGTGTTCTATCTTTTTGAACCACTCTATCATGTCCAAATGACCTTTATCCCTCACCTTTCTCCCAGCAGATATGCCGTTGAGCACAGAGTGATGCTGGGAGCCAGTCGTGACCTTCTTAGAAGCTTGTATAACTGCGACTTGTATTTCTTAGAGAATTACATCAAACCACGGCCGGCACGCCATACCACGGATAAACTGTTTCGACGAGGAGCCAGCAAAGCCCTCTGCTCCATGCCGGTGTGTGATGCTTTCAGCCCCAGTTATGGCAATGTAGAAGAGGGGGATTGTGTTCGAAAGTGTGCCTCCCTTAACTTGACCCTCGCTACCGAATCATGTCGGGAAAGACGCCACATGGCCATTAAAACAGTGCGTATTCCAGAGGTCAATGATCTCAAGGCACTGATCGAGGATCCTCGGCTTAATCTGAAAGTTATCCAGCTGGTGAGGGACCCGCGTGGGATATTATTTTCTAGGATTGAAACCTTTCGGGACACATACCGCTTATGGCGTATCTGGAGAGACACGGGTCGTAAACCATACAACTTGGATTTGACTCAGCTCACGACAGTGTGTGACGACTTTCTGAACTCGGTGTCCACTGGCTTAAGCCGACCACCGTGGCTTCGTGGACGGTACATGCTGGTGAGATACGAGGACCTGGCCAGGAATCCACTCCAAAAAACCAAGGAGGTTTATAAATTCCTTGGtctttctttggaaaaaagtgtGGTGGACTGGATACATAACAACACAAGAGGCAATAACGACGAGTCAGCAAAGCATAAGTACGGCACATTGAGGAACTCGGCAGCCAATGCAGAGAGCTGGAGGTTGAAATTGTCTCATGACATAGTTGATTACACACAAACTGTCTGTAAGCACATTTTAGACGAGCTCGGCTACAAAGCTGTCAACTCCCCTGAGGAGCTGAAAAACATGTCGCTCTCGCTCATTGAGGACAAAGACTTCATATCTGTTTTCTAA